The following coding sequences lie in one Enterococcus sp. 9E7_DIV0242 genomic window:
- the perR gene encoding peroxide-responsive transcriptional repressor PerR: MDNILVKNAMAELKEANIRITPQRYAILEYLIENHTHPTADEIYRALESRFPNMSVATVYNNLRLFTEIGFVQEMNYGDAASRFDFSSKKHYHAICQNCGKIVDFHYPGLEDVEMAASRLTGFEINEHRLELYGLCPDCQKLKEQE; encoded by the coding sequence ATGGATAATATATTGGTCAAAAATGCAATGGCAGAACTAAAAGAAGCCAATATTCGAATTACTCCCCAACGTTATGCGATTTTAGAGTACCTGATTGAAAACCACACGCACCCAACGGCAGATGAGATTTACCGAGCATTAGAGAGTCGTTTTCCTAATATGAGCGTTGCTACTGTTTATAATAATTTAAGACTGTTCACTGAAATCGGATTTGTTCAGGAGATGAACTATGGCGATGCAGCCAGTCGTTTTGATTTTAGTTCTAAAAAACATTACCATGCGATTTGTCAAAACTGTGGCAAAATCGTTGATTTTCATTATCCTGGGTTAGAGGATGTTGAAATGGCAGCCAGTCGTTTGACAGGGTTTGAAATCAATGAACATCGTCTGGAGCTATATGGCTTATGCCCGGATTGTCAAAAATTGAAGGAACAGGAGTAG
- a CDS encoding RidA family protein: MKKIHTDNAPKAIGPYVQGNIVNGLLFASGQVPLHPETGEIVGTTIEEQTEQVVKNIAAILAEAGSSFDQVVKTTCFLKNMEDFAAFNAVYANAFSAHLPARSAVEVARLPKDVLIEIEVIASVTE; this comes from the coding sequence ATCAAGAAGATACATACAGATAATGCACCTAAGGCAATAGGCCCCTATGTTCAAGGAAACATTGTTAACGGTCTTTTGTTTGCTTCCGGTCAAGTTCCGCTTCATCCGGAAACAGGAGAAATCGTAGGTACAACAATTGAAGAACAGACGGAGCAGGTAGTGAAAAATATTGCGGCTATTTTGGCAGAAGCTGGAAGTTCGTTTGATCAAGTGGTCAAAACAACATGCTTCTTAAAAAACATGGAAGACTTTGCTGCATTTAATGCAGTATATGCTAACGCTTTTTCAGCGCATCTGCCAGCACGATCAGCTGTAGAGGTTGCTCGTTTGCCAAAAGATGTTCTAATTGAGATTGAAGTTATTGCTTCAGTTACTGAGTAA
- a CDS encoding NADH oxidase: protein MKVVVVGCTHAGTAAVKNILANHPEAEVVVYERNDNVSFLSCGIALYVGGVVKDPAGLFYSNPEELASLGAKVNMEHEVQSIDVDNKEVVAKDLNTGTVETVSYDKLVMTTGSWPIIPPIPGIDSENVLLCKNYNQANVIIEKAKDAQKVVVVGGGYIGIELVEAFVESGKQVTLIDGLDRILNKYLDKPFTDVLEKELVDRGVQLALGENVKEFKADESGAVTKVITPSQEFDADMVIMCVGFRPNTSLLEGKVEMLQNGALIVDEYMRTSNPDILAAGDSAVVHYNPSGTNNYIPLATNAVRQGMLVGYNLTEEKLAYRGTQGTSGLYLFGWKIGSTGVTLESGKMNGLEVEATHFEDNYRPEFMPTTENVMMELVYEKGTNRIVGGQLMSKYDITQSANTLSLAVQNKMTVEDLAISDFFFQPHFDRPWNYLNLLAQAALADINSK, encoded by the coding sequence ATGAAAGTTGTAGTTGTAGGATGTACGCATGCTGGAACAGCTGCTGTAAAAAACATTTTAGCAAATCATCCGGAGGCAGAAGTAGTTGTCTATGAAAGAAATGATAATGTGTCATTCTTATCATGTGGGATTGCGCTATACGTCGGAGGAGTCGTGAAAGATCCTGCAGGTTTGTTTTATTCAAATCCAGAAGAATTAGCATCTTTGGGTGCAAAAGTAAATATGGAGCATGAAGTACAATCTATAGACGTTGATAACAAAGAAGTTGTCGCAAAAGACTTGAATACGGGAACAGTTGAGACTGTATCTTACGATAAATTGGTAATGACAACAGGTTCATGGCCAATCATCCCACCAATTCCAGGGATTGATTCTGAAAATGTCCTATTGTGTAAAAATTACAATCAAGCAAATGTTATTATCGAAAAAGCGAAAGATGCACAAAAAGTTGTAGTTGTAGGCGGAGGGTACATCGGAATCGAGTTGGTTGAAGCCTTTGTTGAATCCGGAAAGCAAGTTACTCTGATCGATGGCTTAGATCGTATTCTAAATAAATATTTAGATAAACCTTTCACAGATGTTTTGGAAAAAGAGCTGGTTGACCGTGGTGTACAGCTTGCTTTAGGTGAAAATGTAAAAGAATTTAAGGCAGATGAGTCTGGTGCTGTGACGAAAGTCATCACACCAAGTCAGGAATTTGATGCAGATATGGTTATTATGTGTGTCGGATTTAGACCGAACACTTCATTACTTGAAGGAAAAGTTGAAATGTTACAAAACGGCGCTCTTATCGTAGATGAATATATGCGTACAAGTAATCCGGATATTCTTGCTGCCGGAGATAGTGCAGTTGTACACTATAACCCAAGTGGAACGAATAACTACATTCCTTTGGCAACAAATGCTGTTCGTCAAGGAATGCTGGTTGGCTATAACTTAACTGAAGAAAAGCTTGCGTACAGAGGAACACAAGGGACTTCCGGACTTTACTTATTTGGCTGGAAGATCGGTTCTACTGGTGTGACATTGGAAAGTGGCAAAATGAATGGCCTAGAAGTTGAGGCAACTCATTTTGAGGACAACTATCGTCCAGAGTTCATGCCAACAACTGAAAATGTTATGATGGAGTTGGTTTATGAGAAGGGGACAAATCGTATTGTTGGTGGACAATTGATGTCTAAGTATGACATCACACAATCTGCTAATACCTTGTCATTGGCTGTTCAAAATAAAATGACGGTAGAAGATCTAGCAATTTCAGATTTCTTCTTCCAACCTCATTTTGACAGACCTTGGAACTACTTGAATCTATTAGCGCAAGCTGCTTTGGCAGATATCAACAGTAAATAA
- a CDS encoding YczE/YyaS/YitT family protein, with the protein MNNKIKETIIRSIFAFVGVGILAFGAATLRVGQVGLDPYTAANIGIGKTLGLSLGVYQLGINIVILLMVFIFGRKYIGIGTIINMVLTGFFIDFFTWVYQDIFTIELTLVIRALLLIVGVLIFTFGASFYMSAKLGNAPYDAIAPMIVDRTKFRYRSVRVIQDIAFVLLAFVFGGPVGVGTVINAFFTGPLIEFWNKKVSEPIIEGQVKKAATLNKSRES; encoded by the coding sequence ATGAATAATAAAATAAAAGAAACCATCATCCGCTCTATTTTTGCTTTTGTCGGTGTAGGTATTCTTGCTTTTGGGGCAGCAACTTTACGTGTTGGTCAAGTTGGTCTGGACCCATATACTGCTGCAAATATAGGGATTGGGAAGACACTCGGGCTTTCCCTAGGTGTGTATCAGTTAGGGATCAATATTGTTATCCTGCTTATGGTTTTTATTTTCGGAAGAAAATATATAGGGATTGGAACAATTATCAATATGGTTCTGACAGGATTCTTTATTGATTTTTTCACATGGGTCTATCAAGATATCTTTACCATTGAGTTAACGCTGGTGATACGAGCGCTCCTATTGATTGTAGGCGTATTGATATTCACATTCGGAGCTTCTTTTTACATGTCAGCAAAATTGGGTAATGCGCCTTATGATGCAATTGCCCCGATGATTGTTGATCGGACGAAGTTTAGATATAGAAGTGTTCGGGTAATACAGGATATTGCCTTTGTTCTATTGGCCTTTGTATTTGGCGGACCAGTAGGAGTAGGAACGGTGATCAATGCGTTTTTCACAGGACCATTGATTGAATTTTGGAATAAAAAAGTTAGTGAACCGATTATTGAAGGACAAGTCAAAAAAGCTGCTACATTGAATAAAAGCAGGGAATCGTGA